The genomic interval TCGACGACAAGAGGAAGAACACGTCTTGGGGCCGGCTGAAAAGATTGCGCAACATCGAGGTAAATCCCAACGTCTGTCTTCTACTCGACCATTACTCCCGAGATTGGACCGAGCTTCGCTGGGTGCTGATCCGCGGGGTAGCCGAGGTGATCTCCCCGCCGGACCGCTTCGCGAAGGAACATGCCGAGGCGATTCGGCTGCTTCGGCGCAAGTACCCGCAGTACGAGAATGCCCGTATCGGCGAACGGCCTCTCATCCGGATCGTCCCCCGCTCGGTCACGTCCTGGTCGGCCTGACCGGGGAAGTTTGGGCGGGGACAGTGTAGGCTTTCTCCCACCCACCGACTCGGGATGAGCGAATCGCAACCTATAACTCCTAACGAACATTGTACTTGTGCTCATGATTCCCGGCGCAAATCTGGCCCCGACCTTGCTTCAAGATTGGTGATGACGGATTCTTTCAATACACGTGCGGCTCGGGCGATGCGCAGCGCGGCCGAGAGACAGAGAAACGGTGCGTTGATCTGCGAGACCAGGGATGCCAAACGGCTCGTATTCTTCGAGGGCGGTCAGATCGTGGGCGCCAAATCCAGCCTGGTCGACGAACGCCTCGGCGAGGTCATCGTGCGCATGGGCCGTATCACCAGAGCTCAGCTCGAGGAGGCGACACGCCACATCCGTTCCGGCCGAATGCTGGGCGGCATACTCGTGGAGCTCGGCTATCTCCGAGGGGGTGAGATCGAGTCCGCGGTTCGCACGCAAATCATCGAGATTGGAGCGGCGATTCTCGTCTCCACGCCGACGAGGCTCCTCTTCTCGGACAAGGTAACGATCGAGGCGGTAACGCTCTCGCCGGTGTCGGTCGGAGA from Vicinamibacteria bacterium carries:
- a CDS encoding TIGR03668 family PPOX class F420-dependent oxidoreductase; translated protein: MAHDDDIIGIPSIEPEIEAFIRKQGVARLATADGEGRPSLVPVCFVFTEGRFYSPIDDKRKNTSWGRLKRLRNIEVNPNVCLLLDHYSRDWTELRWVLIRGVAEVISPPDRFAKEHAEAIRLLRRKYPQYENARIGERPLIRIVPRSVTSWSA